The Oryzias latipes chromosome 16, ASM223467v1 genome includes a region encoding these proteins:
- the capn7 gene encoding calpain-7, with translation MDFTQLEQDAVKFAKAAVTYDQHAKYNDAVFYYKEAAQALIYAGMAGSKLEGIQDKVNEYLDRVQALHNAVQKIDPLKSRQQVDLERAHFLVTQAFEEDEKGNDDEAVELYTQAVELCIKTSNETSDPALQNKLKQLARQALDRAEGLKESQSKSTSAQTQDRSGTPGTKPGSSSSSGGPSRQFFPLGPDFSLQDRSQPHPVRPVQSSEPQGQRYTSEEIEVLRSTSTINNIAYVPFMSVDLKERFAFPVPFSDKTGKLALSPKQKAIFSRWVRPDEICNNPTMIMSVSSFSIKQTVVSDCSFVASLAISAAYERRYNKKLITSIIYPQNRRGEPEYNPCGKYMVKLHLNGVPRKVIIDDFLPVDCNGELLCSYSSNRNELWVSLIEKAYMKVMGGYDFPGSNSNIDLHALTGWIPERIAMHSDNQSFSKDDTFRMLFQRFHRGEVLITTATGVMTEEEGERWGLVPTHAYAVLDIREYKGKRFLQLKNPWSHLRWKGRYSERDEKNWTPELLKYLNFDPKTAKKFDNGVFWITWEDLCQYYDVIYLSWNPALFRESSCIHSSWDGKQGPVKDVYSLANNPQYRLEVTCPAGGAAVWVLLTRHITDKDDFAQNREFITLVVYKTDGKKVYYPADPPPYIDGIRINSPHYLTKMRLTTAGTHTFTLVVSQYEKQNTINYTLRVYSGGKFSFSKIPNPFTHIKRINGQWKGISAGGCGNYKDSYKHNPIYQINMERPGPLLVELRGSRQYSVGFEMVTVSTVADTGTAAFQKKNSGDYRCGFCYMELELVPAGIYNVTPTTFLPKQEGPFFLDFGSTSPLKVSQLQ, from the exons ATGGACTTCACTCAGTTGGAGCAGGATGCTGTAAAATTCGCCAAAGCAGCAGTTACGTATGACCAACACGCCAAATACAACGATGCTGTATTTTATTATAAG GAAGCAGCTCAGGCTCTCATATATGCTGGGATGGCTGGATCCAAACTAGAGGGAATCCAGGATAAAGTGAATGAATATCTAGATCGGGTCCAGGCCCTCCATAATGCAG TCCAGAAAATTGACCCCCTGAAGTCCCGGCAGCAGGTGGATCTTGAGCGGGCCCACTTCCTGGTTACTCAGGCTTTTGAGGAAGACGAGAAAGGAAACGACGATGAAGCTGTTGAACTGTACACTCAGGCGGTGGAGTTGTGCATTAAGACG TCAAATGAGACTTCAGATCCAGCTCTCCAGAACAAACTCAAGCAGCTGGCACGCCAAGCTTTGGACAG AGCTGAAGGTCTCAAAGAGTCTCAGTCTAAATCCACTTCAGCCCAGACTCAGGACAGATCTGGGACTCCTGGTACCAAGCCCGGTAGTAGTTCGAGTTCTGGGGGACCCTCACGTCAGTTTTTTCCCCTCGGGCCAGACTTCTCCCTCCAAGACCGATCACAGCCCCACCCCGTCCGGCCGGTCCAGTCCAGCGAGCCCCAGGGCCAGCGCTATACGTCAGAGGAGATCGAGGTGCTCAG GAGTACGTCTACAATCAACAACATCGCCTATGTGCCCTTCATGAGTGTGGATCTGAAGGAGCGGTTTGCCTTCCCGGTTCCTTTTTC ggACAAAACTGGGAAACTAGCACTGTCTCCCAAACAGAAAGCCATCTTCTCACGCTGGGTTCGTCCAGACGAGATCTGCAATAATCCCACCATGATCATGTCTGTGTCCAGCTTCAGCATCAAACAG ACTGTGGTGTCTGACTGTTCCTTTGTGGCATCACTTGCCATCAGTGCAGCCTATGAGAGGCGCTACAACAAAAAACTCATCACCAG CATAATCTACCCCCAGAACAGACGAGGAGAACCCGAGTATAACCCTTGTGGGAAGTACATGGTCAAACTTCACCTCAATGGCGTTCCCAGAAAG GTGATTATAGATGACTTCCTGCCAGTGGATTGTAACGGGGAGTTGCTGTGCTCCTATTCCAGCAACAGAAATGAATTGTGGGTGTCTCTGATTGAAAAGGCCTACATGAAGGTGATGGGCGGCTACGACTTCCCTGGCTCCAACTCG AATATTGATCTGCATGCGCTCACTGGCTGGATCCCTGAACGCATCGCCATGCACTCTGACAATCAGTCATTCAGCAAGGATGACACCTTCCGGATGCTCTTCCAGAG ATTTCACAGGGGGGAGGTTCTTATCACCACGGCAACGGGCGTGATGACAGAGGAAGAGGGGGAGAGATGGGGTTTAGTGCCAACTCATGCCTATGCTGTTCTCGACATTAGGGAATATAAG GGAAAGCGTTTTCTGCAGTTAAAGAACCCGTGGAGTCATCTACGGTGGAAGGGGCGCTACAGCGAGCGCGATGAGAAAAACTGGACGCCTGAGCTCCTCAAGTACCTCAACTTTGACCCAAAGACAGCAAAGAAGTTTGATAATG GTGTCTTCTGGATCACATGGGAGGACCTCTGTCAGTACTATGATGTCATTTACCTGAGCTGGAACCCTGCTTTGTTCAGGGAGTCCTCTTGCATTCACAG cagctgggaTGGAAAGCAGGGCCCAGTGAAGGACGTATACAGCCTCGCAAACAATCCTCAGTACAGGCTGGAAGTCACTTGTCCTGCAGGGGGCGCTGCAGTGTGGGTGTTGCTCACCAGACACATCACAGACAAG GATGATTTTGCACAAAACAGGGAGTTTATCACCCTGGTTGTTTACAAAACAGATGGCAAGAAGGTTTACTATCCAG CTGACCCCCCTCCCTACATTGATGGCATCCGCATTAACAGCCCACATTATCTGACCAAGATGAGGCTGACCACCGCTGGAACACACACCTTCACCCTGGTGGTCTCCCAGTATGAGAAACAGAACACCATCAACTACACATTACGG GTCTATTCCGGAGGCAAATTTTCCTTCTCCAAGATCCCAAATCCCTTCACTCACATAAAAAGG ATCAATGGTCAGTGGAAGGGCATCAGCGCCGGAGGCTGTGGAAACTATAAGGACTCGTACAAACATAACCCCATCTATCAGATTAATATGGAGCGACCCGGCCCTCTGCTCGTCGAGCTGCGAGGATCCAG gcAATACAGTGTTGGTTTTGAGATGGTGACGGTGTCGACGGTGGCCGATACTGGAACTGCTGCCTTCCAGAAGAAGAACAGTGGAGATTACAG ATGCGGTTTCTGCTACATGGAGCTGGAGCTCGTCCCAGCAGGAATCTACAACGTCACACCCACCACCTTCCTGCCCAAACAGGAAGGGCCTTTCTTCTTGGACTTTGGCAGCACTTCCCCTCTCAAAGTCTCCCAGCT